The genomic DNA TACAATACGCATGCTCAGCATTCTTAATTTGGTAGGTGCACGGCCATAAAGGAATGTGTAATCGTCTGCCAGCCTACCAACCGGATAGAACATGTAAAGAAATACTGTCTCCATCAAAGTAGCGATTCCTTTGGCGTATGTCCACAGTACGACTCTATCCTGAAAGAATAACAACAGTAATAAAGTAACATCGActagtaaacaattttttttgacaatagaaacatacaaccgacgtcaaataaaaactaatgagcttcttgattttagttttttttaggggccaaattatattaaataaataaataaattttccacAACCTTCGCAACAACGCCATATACTCTCAaacaaaacatacttatatatttctaaaaacatacatattatactcctagataatttacacccagacacagaacaaatgatcgggTCAAATCAGACAAACATTTGAcccgggtgggaatcgaaagcacgacctccggtatagcagtcagggccactaaccactagaccaacaggctagtCATATTGTACTTATTTCACGTTTCcaatcatcaaaatcggttcatccactCCTAAGTTATGTGATAACAAACAGAAAGACTTCtgtacttatattataaaaatacactaaCAAAATAGGGTTTAAACCACTGCACCGATTTTCAAAATTCTTTCACCCAGATAAAGCTGTATTCTTTGGGTAGAACACAGACAGCAGGGCAGCAATGTTTGTATGAACATACAATGTTCCTCTGGGTTAAGGCAAAACAATGCCATCATGAGTCTCGGTAATCAATAAAcagtattgcaataaaaaaaaataagcagtacctaaatatatttttcgaccAAAAACAACACTTTTGAGAATAATATATGCTTTCGTTTATAAAATTCAGTTaatccttattaaaataaatacgtaaagcTTTAATTTTGAGCAACTTTGCAATCCGTATCATTCCATTTCAGTGAATATCTTAGGCGATACAATCGTTACAACTTAACTCCgtagcaaaattataaccacgcgatcacaaatgaaaataaaataatacttacatcAACTGTggtgaaaataaacattaggaTGCCACTAATGCCAAATGTTATCATACACATCCAACGTGTCAATCTTGGCCATTCATATACAATACTTTCGATAACGCAATGATATGTGATCGcctgaaataataatgaaaatatatatttatttttttcaactttcacacaacgccttctagtctcaaactaagcacgcaaagcttgtattatgagtactagacaactgataaacatacttatatttttctgaatacccagacacagaacaaatgatcgtgctcataacacaagcaTTTGTCccgggtggaaatcgaacccacgaccttcggtatagcagtcagggccactaaacactagaccaacaggaaAGTCagtttaaatcaattattttcctTACACATATAAGAGGTTAACAAATGTAACATATTAgaggttttaatgtttgttagaaaaaatatgCACTCATTTAAAAAgctaaattacaataaaagtttATCAGAAAACGAGACAGCACTatttaacaaaagcattttatgtGTCCGCGTATCTGTAACCATTTACCCAAATCCGTTCAGGAAATTACAAACATAGATAAATTTAAGGATAGTGTTAagatattagaataaaaaaaatactacaatgtTGCAGAATACCTAGAAGATaactaaagatttaataaaacactGTTATATCtgcatcatcatcggcctagccttttgggcatgttgggttcggcttccagcaatagggtatttgattaaaaaactattttgtctgtcagacagatttacaaaaaatgttgaaaacgTATTTGccttttttaactatttacgaTCGTGTTGGTTTTCGTTGTTTTCATGATAGATCAGGGATTACAGGAGTTGAAATAATGGGCATGGCTTTAGAGAGGGCAATcatagagatttttttaaagcaataatacTACAATTAATGAGACATTAAGGTGTCAGTAGATTGCTATTTCAAAAAAACTTGTTATATGAAAATTATACCACTTACTATAACTAAATATTCAAGCACaaggtttattataaaataagcatTACTAAAAATATCACCCAAGTAGAATTCTGACCACATTATAGGAAATAAATAGAACCAAGGATGTTgatctgaaaaataaagaaaaaataaaccaaaatgaTGGCACTAGTATGagagactaaaaaaatatttaataaattaaaaaaatacgaatacagttttaaattgcattgtcatcgggtttaaagcttgcctgaaaatttcagcctactagCTTATCGAAAAGTGCcgcaaaattgagttgcaaaaatcccaccggaacgacaaacaaacaaacaaacaaacaaacaaacataccaACTAAAAAAGTgggtttataaaaacgtgggaaaagaaatatattcaccaacaacaaaataaaatacaccaCAAACAAAAAGCGGTATGTTATTGAATAATCATTATAACTCATTTTacacctttattttattacattctgAATTGCAAATTCGTATAAAGTATTGAGAAGGCAACTAACTGAACTGATCGACCGGTATCTCCGTGTGAAGCCGTGCCTGAACATGAGCTAGCAACTTCAGCCTATGCAATCCTCTAAATATAAAGAGAATTGCGTTCGATAAAACCATTATAGCACTGTCCATTGATGGATCTATctgtaaatgaaaaatgtttttagctCGTCCTATCCTATTTTGAAACGTGTTCATTGAGCCTACGATGCAGTGTTCAGGAACGGTAGGAGCTGAAGTCGTCCCATCGCAAACTTCAGCCCATCGGACTTTAGTATTGAGCCTCCTGAAGTTACATTCGCGCctatttctatttcaataaaacccCTAAAGAATTGTTGATGGAAAATTGAGGATGGGTAAcataacaatatatattatttatttgactacAATTGCATTCCACTCTTCgtatctaaaaaaaattaacacttactTCTTGATTGCTTCTAGATGTCAATACATGGACTATTGGAGGCGCAGTTATAGATTCTGATAGAAGATCGAGGTCAGTAGACTGTAAAAGTAATAAGAAGATgtaacaaatttaacaaaaataatatatatatactaatatataaagctgaagagtttgtttgtctgtttgaacgcgctaatctcaggaactactggttcaaatcaaAAAATtcgtttgtgttgaatagaccattcattgaggaaggttttaggctataaaccacaatgctgcgaccaataggagctaagatacaatagaaaatgtggaaaaaacagggcagatataaatcataacttatatcttctaaccacgcggacgaagtcgcgggcaacaggtagtatgtaaataaaacaagcgcataataatattcattttttgcTTTGGaaccaaataatattatgaaatttttagtgttttataggTTAACGCATAATGATGGAAAATAATTTTTTCTTTACTCCCGCAAATTATAGTGAATAGAACTTGTAATAAGTTGTGTCCTCAATTTCAAATTATGGGCTGAACTAGATTATGAACACGGCCccaattttcttatttacaacggccgatgtatgaatgaaatttgaattaaaatgacaactttagtatttttttaagcatttttctacacgataattgtaaattcaatacGGGACGGTGTACTCAacgtcaatacaattaacttccaattattttccaataatttcaaatttaatccaattgccattcatgcatccgccattgtaaaatagcagaatcggggcccaggtatgtacatattattttataaacaacaattttcctCACCCACATTGCGGTTGAATGGTGCACCTCATCTACAAGGATAggagatattttatttgattctttACCATAGGCTGCCAATGCCATAAATAAGAACGTTGCTACATCAGCTGCATTAACAATCCATTGGGTATGATATATAACCtgtgaagaaaaaacattataagATACTTTATTTAGctaaatgataaatatattaccTACGTTTGCCTTGACCTTTCTTCGCGACgtcattaaattactaaatgGACAATTTGTGtagttaattatgattatttttatttataaaatcttaatacCCACCTTTTCATCAGTGACATTCactacattaaaatgttatcaaaatcggtccagacgttcttatagttgtaaattgcattgttatcggGTTTGAAAATACCCTAAAAATTCAGGCTGCTAGCATATCGGAAAGTGACTCAAAATTGAGATAgtaaaatccaaccggaacgacaaacaaagaaTAAAAGTGAGTGACTAAAAACGTTGGAAAAATAAAGAGCCTTACCCACCTTCCAGAAATATTTTTCCGTTGCAAATTGTTGACATACAGTCAAGCAACCCCAGATTAATATGAACATCGAAAAATCACGAATGTACTCAGCGTGATAGACGTGCATTCTAAAAAGtcaaatattatgaataaaatttaattaaatgaaatgaaatcatttattctgcaaataggatattttatcacttttacatgtcttttttgagaacgctggtgCCGACATCTCCTATCTAACTACCCTACCCTACCttagaagaaatgtcgaaacaaactcagggctCGCAGtatcttttaaagtccagacaattttaaaatgcgagtaaTGTGTATACGTTAAAAAAGTCAATACATAACCAGAAGCCATTAAAGATATAACCAATTGTCAACAGGCCAAGTGATAcgattttcctttttctttacCCTCACTTAAGTTCTAACGAAGTCGGGCAAAAATGACTTTAAACTGACTAAAAGGGTGACCAAAATAGATGGCTTAAGGCATCGTGATACTCCGTTGACGATGACAAGAGCATCAAGTCTATACTTACAGATACAGTCTATACTTAAAGATTACATCCTACAGGGTTGGAATAACTGTATTGATGTATTATAGAAACTtacagaatttttaaaattgcatGAAATAAATAACCTGATTACCTATAGTAGTCGATCTGTGCTACTTGGAAGTGATTATCCTCGTCCAATAAAAACCTAAAACCCGATACACGATAAgatttgttattaaacattttaacaaattcATTTAGCTCAAGACAATGCATGGTAACGTTGTGGAATTGATCATAGTACGTGGCAGGATTTGGGCACCTGAAACCATAAacattaatagaattaataaatCGAAATAACTACGTCTCTAAAAGTCACTGTAttcaaattttgtcaaaatcggtccagccggttttttaaaattgtaaattgcattgccatcgggATTGAAGCTatcctaaaaatttcagcctgctagcttatcgggatttgtcttaaaatttagttgcaaaaatacaacccgaacgacaaacaaaaaagtgagtGTAAAAATCAATGAAGTTTGATCGTATTTGTCATACATTACCAACCTGCTTCAGTTTTGAATGCCTAAAAGACTGTGAAGGAACCATTTGGAACCATGACGTGTTAAAACCATGTTAAAGTCCCGGAACAAATTGAGGCAAAATGTATTCCATAGATACCTGTTCCAAGGATTTTTGAGGAGTAGTCCAGCAACGGAGTATTGCAATAGCAATACCAACGTATCAGTGGTAATCAATAAATCTAGGACTCCTGCcacgataaataaatacttcaagCCTGAAACATATCAAAATAGTATActtaaatacacaaacatttaaatcatatgcacaaagacacccagactcaggacaagattcgtgaatcacacaaatgtttgttctacgcggggatcgaacccgcgacatgtgcTTATTGGGATTAGTttggtgtcctcaaccactcggctatccgtgcatgaTACATACCGTGGCTAACAGGTACCATTTTCGTAATAAACATATGCTCTTCTGGTGCATAGGCAGAGATGAAAAAGTGAACAAAACTATGTGGTACCGTTTTAAAAAAGGTGTTCAGTGTGTAAAACCACAGCAaactgaaacagaaaaaaagtgaTTTGGTTACGTTGTTATCTACCACAAGGTTAAATATAGCTTCATATGCGAGTTCGAATCCGCATTTGCTAGTCGGACTGGCGACACTGATTTTTCAAAAAGAGgtacctaaaatataaataaatttatcaaaataatcaatagatttaaaaaaatccaaaaacccacgttttttaatgttatcaaaatcgatccagccgtttttatagttgtaaattgtactGTCAACGGGTTAATCGGGTTAAGCTaatcgggaagtgtctcaaaattgaattgcaagaatccaaccggaacgaaaaacaaacaagaaaagggagatataaaacgtgggaaaatgaaaCTTTACTTGTTAACATTCATATTTTGTTCAGGTATTATACTAGATTTCGACGTCGATGATGTGAAGATTCTATAATAAGCTAGCCTTTCCTTTTTCAGTGAATGTATTGCAGGCCTTCGGGACGTAGTTTCTTcctggaaatataaataatattatgaaacagctgagaaattaaaatttgtacgtTCGGGCTTATTGGTCAGTTTAAACTATCCAGGGTATCGTTTAAACGTATAAACATTCATTGAAAATGACATTGACATTTATTGATTGAAATGTTCAGTGAAGTAGCTACACACGAAGAGTAGAATattaatcatacaaaaaaaaacaaaattattatttacaaaatctatCGATTAGTTTTTTCGGTTTACCCGAAATCAATTCCAAGCCAAAAATTTATGATAAGAGAAGTGCTAGaagttgttaaattaaaactggaCTCGACATGGTGGGTTTTgtacaaaaggaaaaaaaaaacaagtttttaaaacGTTTGAGTTTGAggtgttaattttaatgtattaataagtagaatgaaagaaataaggaaatataatcatcattcccctgcccttatcccaattattttatttggggtcggcgcaacatgtcattttcttccataccttcctatcggccgtcatctcacaagaaacactctttacagccatatcgtctttcacacaatccatccatcgtttctttggtcgtcctcttcctctatatccatccacatccatgcttaacgccttccttaccacatgattttcattcctccgcataacatgcccataccatgacagccggttaccacgtagtttctctgtaaccggtgccactttcaaacttccctcttaccacacattcctcttaacattctcatctctgctgcatgcaattgtctatcattcatcccttttgtcgCCCAGCACTCTGATCCATACAAGACAGCAGGTCTGACAATGGTCTTATAGATCCATTAGAAATAAGGAAATATAATATCGAAAATGAagccacggaaacataaaatcgggataaaactatttgtgtaccaaatttcgtctaaatccgttcagttgtttttgcgtcAAAGAGGATCAAACGTCTagacaaactttcgcttttacaatattagtaggactTACCTTTTGGACAATATGTAGGTGAAATCTAGGATCTTTATAGTGGATCTTTTCCGTAATCGCTGTTTTACTGGGAGCTGTCAGTTGGAATCTGGTTTCTTCAACTTCAGTTTCCATGATTAGGTTTCAGTTATAGAAAATATCTAACTCCTAAATCCAGTCAATCCGTATTCTTTGATATGATTCTGCAAGCAAAAAGATGGTATCAATAGGAAGAACCATAGAagcaaatgttttgtttgtatgtctTAATAATAAGACGAGTATTGCTATATACTATGAACCGATACACTAGTTCGCCTCATACGTGAAATGACTTTGATTAGCTCATGTCCCGGAACgaatataaaacataaacacTAGTTCGATTCGCGATCCCACCACCGCTTtggttcatgattaaggactggaccccgattctgctatttacaatggccgctGAATAATggtaaaaaagtaagaaaattgGCTTTAATTAACACTTTCTGTATTCCCTTAataattttttctttactataggaaattcagtacgggacagCACACTCAAAGTCAATAcagtgaatttccaattattgtgttggcaaaatacttaaaagaataGGAGTTCTTTCTAATTTAATCccattgtcattcattcatcggcccttgtaaatagcagaatcggggtcctGATTGGATCCAAAACTCGAGCAATCCCTATAGATACACGTGAGTATTAAATACATAGTTATGAATCCAAATcacaaattttgttaaaataatataagaatacaCAACTCACAAAATCCATGTAgttgttacaaatattaataatatataattccCACTTTATAACAAGCACGTGGAAACTAAATTcactataaacaaaataaactcgatttaaaattaatattcatttaacaataaaGCACTCAAAACGCAtccatataaaattattgtaatcacGCAAAAGTATAATGCtatgaaacaatttcaatacaatgaCAGTTGACATTTAAGACATCATAAGAGTAATTGGAAAGttcgttttatttctgttaacAAAGaggttattaataataataatcataacaaTTTTCGTGaaggcaattaaaaatatttacctacgaGTATTTATCGCgatcgctcgactagtttcggaatttaccgggaatcgaaccaaaCTTGACGTGAAGGCATCAAGCTAACATTCACATTAAATACACAGATCGAATATCCCTTAAAGTTGTAGAAGAATCAAATTACTATCTTTCTATGCCAACCCACTCAAAGCATTCTGTCGTTCATGAAGCAAAATTTCGGCACATTGTCgacactatattttttaataaatatcaaatcaaatttatacgataaaaatatttttaataaattgacaatCTTTTACTCATATTCCTACAGGTTTTGTAGGGAATCGTCACTTGACCAGGATCTTACCAACTAAACTGTTCTATAGCTTACTAAGCTCGTTTTTAAGTGTCTAGTAATAGTGCTACATTCACTGGGGAGCTAAAATTGCAGTTCACTCTCCCATCGCATTCAAGGTAAACCTGCActgattaaataatacaatattaagtttattcGTAGTCCACCCCAAACCTCTTATTTTCGTATTCTATATCTATGTTTCCAAATACCTACTCTCGTATGAACACAAACGAAACCTATGTCCAATATAGCGAACAATCTTAAATCTTCGCCAACCCCGCTGAACCAAGGCGTTGGACCAAGGATATCCAATAAAGTAACTGTGAATTGTCCACCATATTTCATTATAGTGTCGTATCAGCGCTGGCGCCTTGAAAATCGAAATGGACACGGATATTGTACGGATCtggatgatttattttaaaacatctcgGTGTTTTATCATGGATTTAGTTGTTAAGGAATGTCTTTTGAAATAGCTTAGACTTGTATGAATTAGATACAGTCATTTCGTATTATACACTAGCGACCCTCGCACGGGTGCGATGATAATAATACACTAAAGAattctgtacatactgataattttcctgtccatccaaaggttgtctggaagatatcgcttttagcgataagaccgccattgtaccctaacattgtatgtattaagtacactgctgtaattccatggtgtacaataaagaatattctaatcgaATCTAATCttatctaatctaatctaaagaCTTTAATTAACggtctttattttgataaggattcattCAAAGCAACATCGAAATGAGCGTTgctgaagaaaaaaatagtaacgAAAACAATAACGGTTTTATTACTATATAAGTGTATAAATAAGCGTgagaaaaaagtttatttaatacatactaAAAGACTCTTACACAAATGAGCTAAATTCTAGTGTAGCGAGGgattcacaaaaattcaagacaCATTTTATCACATGCATGAggatggatcacacaaatgctactATACAATACTACGCGatgatcgaaaccgcgacacgtcactCACAGTGGATCAGGCATTGCGGCCTTTACTACACAGCTATCCGTGGTAGTGAAGTATGAATCAGCCCAAGAAAGCAGCATTTTGATATTGTGCAGTTTAGGATATCTCTAGGCGTTAATATTCTTTGCTCATCAGT from Trichoplusia ni isolate ovarian cell line Hi5 chromosome 4, tn1, whole genome shotgun sequence includes the following:
- the LOC113492987 gene encoding uncharacterized protein LOC113492987 — encoded protein: METEVEETRFQLTAPSKTAITEKIHYKDPRFHLHIVQKEETTSRRPAIHSLKKERLAYYRIFTSSTSKSSIIPEQNMNVNNLLWFYTLNTFFKTVPHSFVHFFISAYAPEEHMFITKMVPVSHGLKYLFIVAGVLDLLITTDTLVLLLQYSVAGLLLKNPWNRCPNPATYYDQFHNVTMHCLELNEFVKMFNNKSYRVSGFRFLLDEDNHFQVAQIDYYRMHVYHAEYIRDFSMFILIWGCLTVCQQFATEKYFWKVIYHTQWIVNAADVATFLFMALAAYGKESNKISPILVDEVHHSTAMWSTDLDLLSESITAPPIVHVLTSRSNQEIDPSMDSAIMVLSNAILFIFRGLHRLKLLAHVQARLHTEIPVDQFNQHPWFYLFPIMWSEFYLGDIFSNAYFIINLVLEYLVIAITYHCVIESIVYEWPRLTRWMCMITFGISGILMFIFTTVDDRVVLWTYAKGIATLMETVFLYMFYPVGRLADDYTFLYGRAPTKLRMLSMRIVPVYYIFKFYIMMDSLFQEMEESNIGTDVWHYYWSWCLFTLPIIGGTAYITYKYLMVYRMTWNYMLRPKPRWGPQDFSERQLRKQFDTRYHIGSEAPKLLTRYLNGKRESKVYKIDVRYDFYRRSTVSPMAVRFGMHKED